The proteins below come from a single Aegilops tauschii subsp. strangulata cultivar AL8/78 chromosome 6, Aet v6.0, whole genome shotgun sequence genomic window:
- the LOC109784743 gene encoding mitochondrial phosphate carrier protein 3, mitochondrial → MALSDLSRDSLLPSFLYSPRSFAAAASPRFPSSPSPYQAPAAAPAARLVGAGGVGGGRPFSIRAPNEKIEMYSPAFYAACTAGGIASCGLTHMAVTPLDLVKCNMQIDPAKYKSITSGFGVLLKEQGARGFFRGWVPTLLGYSAQGACKFGFYEFFKKTYSDMAGPENAVKYKTLIYLAGSASAEVIADIALCPFEAVKVRVQTQPGFARGLSDGLPKFIKAEGAAGLYKGIVPLWGRQIPYTMMKFASFETIVELIYKHAVPVPKAECSKSSQLGISFAGGYIAGVFCAIVSHPADNLVSFLNNAKGATVGDAVKKIGMLGLFTRGLPLRIVMIGTLTGAQWGIYDAFKVMVGLPTTGGAPPVAPVEEAAKAIA, encoded by the exons ATGGCGCTCTCCGATCTCTCCCGCGACTCGCTCCTCCCCAGCTTCCTCTACTCCCCGCGctccttcgccgccgccgcctccccgcgcttcccctcctccccgtCGCCCTACCAGGCGCCCGCCGCGGCCCCGGCTGCTCGTCTCGTCGGCGCTGGCGGGGTCGGGGGCGGCAGGCCCTTCTCGATCCGCGCGCCCAACGAGAAGATAGAGATGTACTCTCCCGCCTTCTACGCCGCCTGCACCGCCGGGGGGATCGCCAGCTGCGGGCTCACCCACATGGCCGTCACCCCGCTCGACCTCGTCAAGTGCAACATGCAG ATTGACCCCGCGAAATACAAGAGCATCACATCTGGATTTGGTGTTCTGTTAAAGGAGCAAGGAGCTAGGGGATTCTTCAGGGGATGGGTGCCTACCTTGCTTGGTTACAGTGCTCAGGGCGCTTGCAAGTTTGGGTTCTATGAGTTCTTTAAGAAGACCTACTCAGATATGGCTGGGCCTGAGAATGCCGTGAAGTACAAGACCCTGATCTACCTTGCAGGGTCAGCTTCTGCTGAGGTAATTGCTGATATCGCTCTGTGCCCCTTTGAAGCTGTCAAGGTCCGTGTGCAGACACAGCCTGGATTTGCTCGTGGGTTGAGTGATGGGCTTCCCAAGTTCATCAAAGCTGAGGGAGCTGCTGG GCTCTACAAGGGCATTGTTCCTCTCTGGGGTCGCCAGATTCCTT ACACCATGATGAAGTTTGCTTCCTTTGAGACCATTGTTGAGCTTATCTACAAACACGCTGTTCCCGTTCCCAAGGCCGAGTGCAGCAAGTCTTCCCAGTTGGGTATCAGCTTTGCTGGTGGCTACATTGCCGGTGTCTTCTGTGCTATTGTTTCTCACCCGGCTGACAACCTGGTCTCTTTCCTCAACAATGCCAAGGGTGCTACAGTGGGTGAT GCTGTTAAGAAGATTGGCATGCTGGGCCTTTTCACCAGAGGACTTCCCCTTCGCATCGTCATGATCGGTACTCTTACCGGTGCTCAGTGGGGAATCTATGACGCCTTCAAGGTCATGGTCGGACT CCCGACCACCGGCGGTGCTCCACCAGTTGCTCCGGTAGAGGAAGCAGCGAAAGCCATCGCTTGA